The following are encoded together in the Bacillus cereus group sp. RP43 genome:
- a CDS encoding GntP family permease, giving the protein MVVGIVLAAVVILLLLITVVKWHPFVALILTAIGVGLAMGMPLIGTSPQHPGIIDSIKLGLGNTLGFLAIVLALGTMLGKMMAESGGAERIANTLIGRFGKKRVHWAMMFVAFIVGIPVFFQVGFVLLIPLVFTIALETGVSLITIGIPLVAGLSVVHGLVPPHPAAMAAVGIFKADVGKTILYALIVGLPTAIISGPLYGKWIGARIHKEVPLDIAEQFIERDKKKELPSFGNTLFTILLPVFLMLGASIAEVALNKTSQFAQVLHFIGDPIVALLIATIYSFFSLGYAKGFSKDKVLQFTNDCLGPIANILLVIGAGGAFNKVLLDSGIGTTIAEMAKESHISPILLGWGIAALIRIATGSATVSMMTAAGIVAPIAASTPGVNVELLALSTGAGSLILSHVNDSGFWMIKEYFGMTVKETLLTWTAMETILSVVALGLISLLNIFV; this is encoded by the coding sequence ATGGTAGTTGGGATTGTACTAGCGGCTGTTGTCATATTACTTTTACTAATTACGGTAGTAAAATGGCATCCATTTGTCGCGTTAATTTTAACAGCAATCGGAGTTGGGCTAGCAATGGGGATGCCCTTAATTGGAACCTCACCACAACATCCGGGGATTATCGATTCTATTAAATTAGGTCTTGGTAATACGTTAGGGTTTTTAGCGATTGTTTTAGCTTTAGGAACAATGCTTGGAAAAATGATGGCTGAATCTGGCGGTGCTGAACGAATTGCTAACACATTAATTGGACGTTTTGGGAAAAAGCGTGTTCACTGGGCAATGATGTTCGTTGCATTTATCGTAGGGATTCCGGTATTTTTCCAAGTTGGATTTGTACTATTAATTCCGTTAGTATTTACAATTGCGTTAGAAACAGGGGTATCACTTATTACAATCGGTATTCCGCTAGTAGCAGGACTATCTGTTGTACACGGACTCGTTCCACCGCATCCAGCAGCTATGGCAGCGGTAGGTATATTTAAAGCAGATGTAGGGAAGACAATTTTATATGCATTAATTGTCGGACTTCCAACTGCAATAATTTCAGGTCCGCTTTACGGGAAATGGATCGGTGCTCGTATACATAAAGAAGTACCATTAGATATAGCGGAGCAATTTATTGAAAGAGATAAGAAGAAGGAACTTCCTAGCTTCGGAAATACATTGTTTACTATTTTACTTCCAGTATTTCTTATGCTAGGTGCATCGATAGCGGAAGTAGCATTAAATAAAACAAGCCAATTTGCACAAGTATTGCACTTTATTGGAGATCCAATAGTCGCATTATTAATTGCAACGATATATTCTTTCTTTAGTCTTGGCTATGCAAAAGGATTTTCTAAAGACAAAGTATTACAATTTACAAATGATTGTTTAGGTCCAATTGCAAACATACTGTTAGTTATCGGTGCAGGTGGTGCCTTTAATAAAGTGTTATTAGATTCTGGGATTGGAACTACAATTGCGGAGATGGCGAAAGAATCACATATTTCACCAATATTATTAGGGTGGGGAATTGCTGCACTTATTCGAATCGCGACTGGCTCTGCTACTGTTTCCATGATGACAGCAGCAGGAATAGTAGCACCGATTGCGGCAAGTACACCGGGAGTGAATGTAGAGTTATTGGCACTTTCAACAGGTGCAGGGTCATTAATATTATCACATGTGAACGATTCTGGATTTTGGATGATTAAAGAGTATTTCGGAATGACTGTAAAAGAAACATTATTAACATGGACTGCAATGGAGACAATACTATCTGTTGTAGCACTTGGACTAATTTCGTTATTAAATATATTTGTATAG
- the gntK gene encoding gluconokinase has translation METRGRVIGIDIGTTSTKTVVFTEKGKVVASHAIDYPIIQPNVGWAEQDPDVICAAVYKTVSVAIMKGNVLPEDISSIGISTAMHALIAVDENGAPLTRSIIWADNRSTKQSEKLLQQMNGHDIYRRTGTPIHPMSPLSKLLWMKEEESDLFRTAHKFISIKEYVIYQLFSRYVVDYSIASATGLFNLETLNWDEDVLTMLNMSPEQLSAPVPTTYILSGMKPELAQKMGIREDIPVVIGASDGVLANVGVGAISPGSAAITIGTSGAVRTISSSVNTDEKGRTFCYALTDEHWVIGGPTNNGGILLRWLRDEFGSPEQEVARKLGIDPYDLLIKYAESVPAGSDGLLFLPFLSGERAPYWNANARGTFFGINLQHKREHFIRAVMEGVCMSVYSVALAIRDCTGPLTEIRVSGGFAKSAFWRQMLSDMMGKELLVPESHEASALGAAALALYAVGKIDSLDEVKDWIDIVHHHVPNKENTAIYLEMFYMYERLYNRLKEEFDCIAAFQRKQ, from the coding sequence ATGGAAACAAGGGGGAGAGTAATCGGGATTGACATCGGTACCACTAGTACGAAGACGGTTGTATTCACTGAAAAGGGAAAAGTCGTTGCTTCACATGCAATTGATTATCCAATCATTCAACCGAACGTCGGATGGGCGGAGCAAGATCCTGATGTAATATGTGCTGCTGTATACAAAACTGTAAGCGTTGCCATCATGAAGGGTAATGTGTTACCGGAAGATATTTCTTCTATCGGGATTAGTACAGCAATGCATGCCTTAATTGCAGTAGATGAAAACGGTGCGCCGTTAACGCGCTCTATCATTTGGGCAGATAATCGAAGCACAAAACAATCAGAAAAACTCTTACAACAAATGAATGGTCATGACATTTATAGAAGAACTGGTACACCAATTCATCCGATGTCACCACTTTCTAAGTTGCTGTGGATGAAAGAAGAAGAATCGGATTTATTCAGAACTGCTCATAAATTTATTTCCATTAAAGAGTATGTCATTTATCAATTGTTCTCACGCTATGTAGTTGATTATTCTATCGCATCTGCTACAGGGTTATTTAATTTAGAAACATTAAACTGGGATGAAGATGTTTTAACTATGTTAAATATGTCACCAGAACAATTATCAGCACCTGTACCAACTACATATATTTTATCGGGAATGAAGCCGGAATTAGCACAAAAGATGGGAATTCGTGAAGATATCCCAGTTGTTATTGGTGCGAGCGATGGTGTTTTAGCGAATGTAGGTGTCGGTGCAATATCACCTGGCTCAGCTGCAATTACGATTGGAACAAGTGGTGCAGTTCGAACAATTTCATCAAGTGTTAATACAGATGAAAAAGGAAGAACTTTTTGTTACGCATTAACAGATGAGCACTGGGTTATCGGTGGACCAACGAATAACGGTGGAATATTACTTAGGTGGTTACGTGATGAATTTGGTAGCCCGGAACAAGAGGTAGCGAGGAAGCTTGGGATTGATCCTTATGATTTATTAATTAAGTATGCGGAAAGTGTACCAGCTGGATCAGATGGATTACTATTTTTACCGTTTCTATCTGGAGAACGTGCACCCTACTGGAATGCAAATGCTCGAGGTACATTCTTCGGGATAAACCTTCAGCATAAACGAGAACATTTTATACGAGCAGTTATGGAAGGTGTCTGTATGAGTGTATATTCAGTTGCACTTGCAATTCGTGATTGTACAGGGCCACTTACTGAAATACGTGTTTCAGGAGGATTTGCGAAGTCTGCATTTTGGAGACAAATGCTCTCCGATATGATGGGAAAAGAATTGCTTGTTCCTGAAAGTCATGAAGCATCTGCGCTTGGGGCAGCGGCACTTGCTTTATATGCGGTAGGGAAAATTGATTCTCTTGACGAGGTGAAGGATTGGATTGATATTGTCCATCACCATGTACCAAATAAAGAAAATACGGCTATTTATTTAGAAATGTTTTATATGTATGAACGACTTTACAATCGATTGAAAGAAGAATTTGATTGTATAGCTGCTTTCCAGCGTAAACAATAG
- a CDS encoding ABC transporter permease subunit has product MLNKISQFTIKLSSILLSLLLLLNLPYLFITQQGFTFQPIHFFNQIVTMLKQVFSPESLVVIGSDPKFGHFKKTPLFPTVLEPYLYSFTVLFIAFFLALFLSSSMAFFYFLAKDYIKKWINRIVFILEAIPDMMMMICLQIFFIWVLQKFGESPVTIISFNENRAYLLPILSLAVLPTLQMFRMMVLYIKEEHGKHYVEVAYGKGLSSSYILCIHLFKNISIHFFHHLKTIFVFLLSNLFILEFVFNMEGIIQFLFKKAFISPPAAFIILVMIILPFYAIFQIISFMMNRWQKQLKGAAL; this is encoded by the coding sequence ATGTTAAATAAAATATCTCAATTCACAATAAAACTTTCATCAATTCTTTTATCACTCTTACTATTACTAAATTTACCTTATTTATTTATCACTCAACAGGGATTCACTTTTCAACCAATTCATTTTTTTAATCAGATCGTTACTATGTTAAAACAGGTTTTCTCACCTGAATCATTAGTGGTTATAGGATCAGACCCGAAATTTGGTCATTTCAAAAAGACACCATTATTTCCAACTGTTTTAGAACCTTACCTATATTCATTTACTGTATTATTTATAGCCTTTTTTCTTGCGCTCTTTCTATCATCTAGTATGGCATTTTTTTATTTTTTAGCAAAAGATTATATAAAAAAATGGATAAACCGAATTGTATTCATATTAGAAGCTATCCCTGATATGATGATGATGATTTGTTTGCAAATATTTTTCATATGGGTACTTCAGAAATTCGGAGAATCTCCTGTCACCATTATTTCTTTTAATGAAAATCGAGCTTATTTACTCCCTATTTTATCTTTAGCAGTCTTACCTACATTACAAATGTTTCGGATGATGGTGTTATACATAAAAGAAGAACATGGAAAACATTACGTAGAAGTTGCGTATGGAAAAGGACTTTCATCAAGTTATATACTGTGCATTCATTTATTCAAAAATATATCTATCCACTTCTTTCACCATTTAAAAACGATTTTTGTTTTCTTACTTTCTAACTTATTCATTTTAGAATTTGTTTTTAATATGGAAGGCATTATTCAATTTTTATTTAAGAAGGCGTTTATTTCACCTCCAGCTGCATTTATCATACTTGTTATGATTATTTTACCGTTTTATGCCATTTTTCAAATAATCTCATTCATGATGAATAGATGGCAAAAGCAATTGAAAGGAGCAGCATTATGA
- a CDS encoding ABC transporter permease subunit — translation MKSIWKSKRFLIGFTYLFILVSASFIYSWFFKDTIPKPPQLLYNDNNELLGKAPFPPSLIPPFGSDRFGESVFLQIIEGAKFTILLAVAISFFRILCGTCIGILLSLYAPKFKRFFQTCSEVFYYIPTLFIAFILITPVNIVITSNADRLDPNISFTFYQVLVLIFVALPTLSLYISSEVDEFMKRDYILSSQLLGASRFHIIKKHLRVLLLDRVFVLFMEHIVQTLILVIHLALLNIVIGGIQMRELNDGEFKPVSLSNDWAGLIGLNRYEMNLSWWIIFYTLVSFFITILFIKLMTIGIQDALKARDSQAVAIQTVPDHKKFVKNKDSFSFANKVNF, via the coding sequence ATGAAATCTATTTGGAAATCAAAACGCTTTTTAATCGGCTTTACTTATTTATTCATACTTGTTTCAGCTAGTTTTATTTATAGTTGGTTCTTTAAAGATACCATTCCAAAACCTCCTCAGTTACTTTACAATGACAATAACGAATTACTTGGAAAGGCCCCCTTTCCACCATCTTTAATACCGCCTTTTGGATCTGATCGTTTTGGAGAGTCTGTTTTCTTACAAATTATAGAAGGAGCAAAATTCACCATTTTATTAGCCGTGGCAATTAGCTTCTTTCGAATTTTATGCGGAACATGTATAGGAATCCTCTTAAGTTTATACGCTCCAAAATTCAAGAGATTTTTCCAGACATGCTCAGAAGTTTTTTATTATATCCCAACTCTATTTATCGCATTCATACTCATCACGCCCGTTAATATTGTAATTACATCAAATGCTGATAGATTAGATCCAAATATTTCATTTACGTTTTATCAAGTTCTCGTACTTATTTTCGTCGCTCTGCCTACACTTTCTTTATATATATCCTCAGAGGTTGATGAATTTATGAAACGAGATTACATTTTAAGTTCACAATTACTGGGTGCTAGCCGTTTTCATATTATCAAAAAACACTTACGAGTCTTATTACTTGATCGCGTATTTGTGTTATTTATGGAACATATCGTCCAAACACTCATACTCGTTATCCATTTAGCGTTGCTTAACATTGTAATTGGCGGGATACAAATGCGAGAACTGAATGATGGAGAGTTCAAACCTGTTTCTCTTTCTAATGATTGGGCAGGCCTTATTGGATTAAATCGTTATGAAATGAATCTGTCATGGTGGATTATTTTTTATACTCTCGTTTCATTCTTTATTACGATTCTATTTATTAAGCTTATGACAATCGGGATTCAAGATGCACTGAAAGCAAGAGATTCGCAAGCTGTAGCAATTCAAACCGTTCCAGATCATAAAAAATTTGTTAAAAATAAAGATTCTTTTTCGTTTGCAAATAAAGTGAACTTTTAA
- the adhP gene encoding alcohol dehydrogenase AdhP, which yields MKAVVVNKNSKANIEVIEKELRPLHSGEALVDVEYCGVCHTDLHVANHDFGNTDGRILGHEGVGIVTKIADDVTSLKVGDRVSIAWMFQSCGRCEYCVTGRETFCREVKNAGYSVDGGMAEQCIVTADYAVKVPEGLDPAQASSITCAGVTTYKAIKVSDIKPGQPIVIYGCGGLGNLAIQYAKNVFGAKVIAVDINDDKLALAKEVGADMTINPISQGPADKVVQETFGGAYAAVVTAVSKVAFNSAVDAVRACGKVVAVGLPVETMDLNIPRLVLDGIEVVGSLVGTRKDLEEAFMFGAEGKVVPVVQTCPLDEVQDVFEEMEQGRIQGRMVIDFKQNNCDCK from the coding sequence ATGAAAGCAGTAGTGGTTAATAAAAACAGCAAAGCGAACATCGAAGTTATCGAAAAAGAATTACGTCCGTTACATTCAGGCGAAGCATTAGTAGATGTAGAGTATTGTGGAGTTTGCCACACTGATTTACACGTTGCGAATCATGATTTTGGTAACACGGATGGCCGCATCCTTGGTCATGAAGGTGTAGGTATTGTTACTAAAATTGCTGATGATGTAACTTCACTTAAGGTTGGTGACCGTGTAAGTATTGCATGGATGTTCCAATCTTGTGGACGTTGTGAATATTGCGTAACTGGTAGAGAAACATTCTGTCGTGAAGTTAAAAATGCTGGTTATTCAGTAGATGGTGGTATGGCTGAACAATGTATCGTTACAGCTGATTATGCAGTGAAAGTACCAGAAGGATTAGATCCTGCTCAAGCATCATCAATCACATGTGCAGGCGTAACTACATATAAAGCTATTAAAGTATCAGACATTAAACCTGGTCAACCTATCGTAATCTATGGTTGTGGTGGATTGGGTAACTTAGCTATCCAATATGCTAAAAATGTATTTGGTGCAAAGGTAATTGCAGTAGATATTAATGACGACAAATTAGCATTGGCAAAAGAGGTTGGTGCTGATATGACTATCAATCCAATTTCTCAAGGTCCTGCTGATAAAGTTGTTCAAGAAACATTTGGTGGCGCTTATGCTGCTGTAGTAACAGCCGTTTCTAAAGTAGCATTCAACTCAGCGGTTGATGCAGTACGTGCTTGTGGTAAAGTAGTTGCGGTAGGTTTACCAGTCGAAACGATGGATTTAAACATTCCACGACTTGTATTAGACGGAATTGAAGTAGTTGGTTCTCTAGTAGGTACTCGTAAGGATCTAGAGGAGGCATTTATGTTCGGTGCAGAAGGTAAAGTAGTGCCGGTTGTTCAAACTTGTCCACTAGATGAAGTACAAGATGTATTCGAAGAAATGGAACAAGGTAGGATTCAGGGCCGTATGGTAATCGATTTTAAACAGAATAATTGTGATTGTAAATAA
- a CDS encoding MurR/RpiR family transcriptional regulator — MPGTKSGIGKIQASLNGLSPKLRSIAEHILKHPQDVVHKSITELAEVTNSSEATIFRLCKHLGFQGFQDLKITLAREIVHTPMQNIHEEVSVEDNMVTVAKKVFHSHITGLQDTLHLLNDNALEQAVSALNEAKRIEFYGNGGSGIIAMDAYHKFMRTGISCIAHTDSHFQIMGAGLLTKEAVVIAISHSGSNKGLLEALEVAKARGAKIIAITSYQKSALSQLAHITLYTSTRETEFRTEASSSRLAQLSLLDTLYVGLSLQRQEETLQNLQSIRETISMKRI, encoded by the coding sequence ATGCCTGGTACAAAAAGTGGGATTGGAAAGATTCAGGCTTCGTTAAATGGTTTATCACCGAAATTACGAAGTATTGCCGAACATATTTTGAAACATCCACAAGATGTTGTACATAAATCGATTACGGAATTAGCGGAAGTTACGAATAGTTCCGAAGCAACGATATTCCGCTTATGCAAACACCTAGGTTTTCAAGGGTTTCAAGACTTGAAAATTACATTAGCTCGTGAGATTGTACATACCCCGATGCAAAATATTCATGAGGAAGTATCGGTAGAAGATAATATGGTCACTGTTGCTAAAAAAGTTTTTCATTCACATATTACAGGACTGCAAGATACATTACATTTGTTAAACGATAACGCGTTGGAACAGGCAGTAAGTGCGCTGAATGAAGCGAAACGAATTGAGTTTTATGGAAATGGTGGTTCGGGTATTATTGCGATGGATGCTTATCATAAGTTTATGAGAACGGGTATTTCTTGTATTGCTCATACGGATTCTCATTTTCAAATTATGGGAGCTGGCTTGTTGACAAAAGAAGCGGTGGTCATTGCAATTTCTCATTCGGGCAGTAATAAAGGTTTACTTGAAGCGTTAGAAGTAGCGAAAGCAAGAGGAGCCAAAATCATTGCGATTACGAGCTATCAAAAATCGGCATTAAGCCAACTTGCTCATATAACGTTATATACTTCGACGCGTGAGACTGAATTTCGTACAGAAGCAAGTTCATCACGATTAGCGCAGCTTAGTTTATTAGATACTTTGTATGTGGGTTTGTCGTTGCAACGACAGGAGGAAACACTGCAAAATTTACAAAGCATACGTGAAACAATTTCGATGAAGCGAATATAA
- a CDS encoding response regulator transcription factor has translation MKIKLLLVEDHHIVRRGLVFFLKTREEFEIIGEAENGEEALTFVKTERPDVVLMDVSMPKMDGIEATKRIKQYDETIKILMLSSFSEQDYVLPAIESGADGYQLKEVQPDQLVASIVAVYQGNANFHPKVTPALLGRSAVKKEKEDPFSMLTKREQEVLREIAKGRSNKEIAAELHITEQTVKTHVSNVLAKLEVDDRTQAALYAVKHGEN, from the coding sequence ATGAAAATTAAATTATTACTTGTAGAAGATCATCATATCGTTCGAAGGGGACTCGTATTCTTTTTGAAGACGAGAGAAGAATTTGAAATTATTGGGGAAGCAGAAAATGGTGAAGAAGCATTAACATTCGTCAAAACAGAAAGGCCAGATGTAGTATTAATGGATGTATCAATGCCGAAAATGGATGGTATTGAAGCGACAAAACGTATAAAACAATACGATGAGACGATAAAGATACTTATGTTAAGCAGTTTTTCAGAACAAGATTATGTTTTACCGGCAATAGAATCTGGAGCAGATGGTTATCAATTAAAAGAGGTACAGCCAGATCAACTCGTTGCGTCAATTGTTGCGGTATATCAAGGGAATGCAAATTTTCATCCAAAGGTAACACCTGCGCTATTAGGGCGGTCAGCAGTCAAGAAAGAAAAAGAGGATCCTTTTTCCATGTTAACGAAAAGGGAGCAAGAAGTACTTCGTGAAATTGCGAAAGGAAGAAGTAATAAGGAGATTGCAGCAGAGCTTCATATTACAGAACAAACTGTGAAAACACACGTTTCTAACGTATTGGCTAAATTGGAAGTAGATGATCGTACACAAGCTGCATTATACGCAGTAAAGCATGGGGAAAACTAG
- a CDS encoding histidine kinase codes for MHRLEALKEIAELLNEATNLQEMLGKVLHTLLQVMNLQTGWIFFIDESGKHRMLVDQNLPPALTWQEKKPMCEGDCWCVERFVNGRLEKATNIIECKRIEDAIEYNWGETEDVTHHATIPLRSGSEKFGLLNVASPHKTHFSEEELALLEAIAFQIGTTIQRIQLVERERKYVVVAERNRLARDLHDSVKQLLFSIMLTAKGTLNMTKDRDLQEMLSYIGELSQEALQEMTLLIWQLRPEGLEKGLAEAIQNYGKLLGIQVEVRIDGMILIEDEIEEVLWRISQEALHNCKKHASCEKVCVHLRIEDNKLHFYIEDNGIGFIQDQVRESALGLKSMKERIELMRGIFRIKAEPEKGTKIEIQLPV; via the coding sequence ATGCATCGTTTAGAAGCATTAAAAGAAATTGCTGAGTTACTAAATGAAGCAACAAACTTACAGGAAATGTTAGGAAAAGTGTTACATACATTATTACAAGTTATGAATTTACAAACAGGGTGGATATTCTTTATTGATGAAAGTGGAAAGCATCGTATGCTTGTAGACCAAAACTTACCCCCAGCTCTTACGTGGCAGGAAAAGAAGCCGATGTGTGAAGGAGATTGTTGGTGCGTAGAACGTTTTGTGAATGGAAGATTGGAAAAAGCGACAAATATTATTGAATGTAAACGAATAGAGGATGCGATTGAATATAATTGGGGCGAGACAGAAGATGTTACACATCATGCGACAATCCCGCTAAGATCTGGATCAGAGAAATTCGGTTTATTAAATGTAGCCTCGCCTCATAAAACACATTTTTCAGAGGAGGAATTAGCGTTATTAGAAGCGATTGCATTTCAAATTGGAACGACAATACAACGTATTCAATTAGTTGAGAGAGAACGAAAATATGTAGTTGTAGCTGAAAGAAATCGATTGGCACGTGATCTACATGATTCCGTTAAACAATTGTTATTTTCAATTATGCTAACAGCGAAAGGGACTCTAAATATGACGAAGGATAGAGACCTGCAAGAGATGTTAAGTTATATTGGAGAATTATCACAGGAAGCATTACAAGAGATGACACTTTTGATTTGGCAATTAAGGCCTGAAGGATTAGAGAAAGGTTTAGCAGAAGCGATTCAAAATTACGGAAAACTGTTAGGAATTCAAGTGGAAGTTCGAATTGATGGAATGATTTTAATTGAAGATGAAATAGAAGAAGTTTTATGGCGTATAAGTCAAGAGGCATTACATAATTGTAAAAAGCATGCTTCGTGTGAAAAAGTATGTGTTCATTTAAGGATTGAAGATAATAAGCTGCACTTTTACATAGAAGATAACGGAATAGGATTTATACAGGATCAAGTAAGAGAGTCAGCACTTGGTTTGAAAAGTATGAAAGAACGAATTGAATTAATGAGGGGGATTTTTCGAATAAAAGCAGAACCGGAAAAGGGAACGAAGATAGAAATTCAATTACCAGTTTGA
- a CDS encoding mechanosensitive ion channel family protein, whose translation MSLLTYTEEFFNYVREFLLLRFLLFALVLIIISFVINRIIDWFFRKSSFFDEEVEQTIQSVIRSIFRYIIIISLIIYLISQFVDIKSIIAGAGIAGVVIGFAAQQMLKDVILGFARLADKEFRVGDFVTFNGTNSGTIEEISIRFMQIREWSGKLLTIPHGEIRTIQNFNKGWMRVIERITVSYQEDPTRVKELLEEVCVICNEKLDQSLYRVDDEAVEPFKYVGVTDLNPNLKYVGYEFCITGLIKPEDYFETSRQVRFELMSMFHKNQVQMPAANMFVNTESLQNIHVGQSLSDS comes from the coding sequence ATGAGTTTATTAACGTATACTGAAGAATTTTTTAATTATGTAAGAGAGTTTTTACTGTTAAGGTTTTTACTATTTGCTTTAGTTCTTATCATTATTTCTTTTGTTATCAATCGCATTATTGATTGGTTTTTTAGAAAGTCTAGTTTTTTTGATGAAGAGGTAGAGCAGACGATTCAAAGTGTAATTCGATCTATTTTTAGATATATCATTATCATCAGTCTGATTATATATTTAATTAGTCAATTTGTAGATATAAAAAGCATTATTGCAGGTGCAGGGATAGCGGGAGTTGTCATCGGTTTTGCTGCACAACAAATGTTAAAAGATGTCATATTGGGCTTTGCAAGATTAGCGGACAAAGAGTTTCGTGTTGGCGATTTTGTTACTTTTAACGGAACAAATTCAGGAACTATTGAGGAAATTAGTATTCGTTTTATGCAAATTCGTGAATGGTCAGGGAAACTCCTTACCATACCACACGGAGAGATTAGAACGATACAAAATTTTAATAAAGGATGGATGCGAGTTATTGAACGCATCACGGTAAGTTATCAGGAAGATCCTACAAGAGTTAAGGAATTGTTAGAAGAAGTATGTGTTATTTGTAATGAAAAATTGGATCAAAGTCTTTATAGAGTAGATGATGAAGCTGTTGAACCATTTAAATATGTTGGAGTTACAGACTTAAATCCTAACCTTAAATATGTTGGATATGAATTTTGTATTACAGGTTTGATTAAGCCAGAAGATTATTTTGAAACTTCTAGACAAGTAAGATTTGAATTAATGTCTATGTTCCATAAAAATCAAGTGCAAATGCCAGCAGCGAATATGTTCGTTAACACTGAAAGTTTACAGAATATCCATGTGGGACAATCTTTATCAGACAGTTAA
- a CDS encoding NUDIX domain-containing protein: protein MGYIEELREIVGSRPLNLAGVAVAVLNDQGQILLQQRRNGIWGVPGGFVELGESTEAAGRREVLEETGIEIGTLQLVSVFSGKEFFVKLANGDEFYPITIAYLCKDIKGGLLKADGVESLHVQFFDLNGLPENISPFIKKLIEQNVVSI from the coding sequence ATGGGATATATCGAAGAACTAAGAGAAATTGTTGGATCAAGACCACTCAATTTAGCAGGAGTTGCTGTAGCTGTTTTAAATGACCAAGGACAAATATTACTACAACAAAGACGAAATGGCATTTGGGGTGTTCCTGGAGGTTTTGTGGAGCTTGGTGAATCCACAGAAGCAGCTGGAAGACGGGAAGTTCTTGAAGAAACAGGCATTGAAATTGGTACACTTCAGTTAGTAAGTGTATTTTCAGGTAAAGAGTTTTTTGTGAAATTAGCGAACGGAGATGAATTTTATCCTATAACAATCGCTTACCTTTGCAAAGACATTAAAGGTGGCTTGCTAAAAGCTGATGGAGTTGAATCATTACATGTACAATTTTTTGATTTAAATGGGCTACCAGAAAACATTAGCCCGTTCATAAAAAAACTAATTGAACAAAATGTCGTCTCAATTTAA